GATCGCTCCTCGGAACCCCGTGCCGGGTCCGAGGAGGGGTCGCGCTTCTCGCGTGTCCGGAGGACTTTCGCCCGTGTACGGCCCTGGCGGCGGCGCGTCCTCCTCGCCGGGGTGGCGGGCACGGCCGGGCTGCTGCTGTTCAGCGCCTTCGTGGTCCAGCCCTTCCTGATCCCCAGCGGCTCCATGGAGCCCACCCTGCGGGTCGGGGACCGGGTGCTCGTCAACAAGCTGGCGTACCGCTCCGGCACCGAGCCCCGGCGCGGGGACGTCGTGGTCTTCGACGGGACAGGCTCCTTCGTACGGGAGGACCTCGACGCGAACCCGCTGGCCGCGTCGGCGCGCGGGGCGGCCGCCTCCCTGGGCCTCGCCGAGCCCCCCGACACCGACTTCGTGAAGCGCGTCGTGGGGGTGGGCGGCGACCGGGTCGTCTGCTGCGACGCGCGGGGGAGGCTCCAGGTGAACGGGGTGGTGGTGGACGAGACGTACCTCCACCCCGGCGACACCGCCTCCGCGGCCCCGTTCGACATCGTGGTGCCGCGGGGCACGCTCTGGGTGCTGGGCGACCACCGCAGCCGCTCCAGCGACTCCCGCGACCACCTCGGATCGCCCGGCGGCGGGATGGTCCCCGTCGAGAAGGTGATCGGCCGGGTGGACTGGCTGGGCTGGCCGCCCGCCCGGATCGGCGGTCTGGAGGGGACCGGCGCCTTCGACGGCGTACGGGCACCCGGCGGGGCGCATGGGTAACCGCGGGCGCCCGCGTGGCGCCCCGGCCCCCGACGTCCCGCTGCCGACCGGGAGCCGGCCCACCACGCCCCGCTCGCTGCCGACCCGGGCCGAGCGCCGCAAGCTGGCCAAGAAGGTCCGGCGCAAGCGGCGCAGGTCCGCGGTGAAGGAGATACCGGTCCTCATCGTGCTGGCGCTGCTGATCGCGCTCGTGCTGAAGACCTTCCTCGTCCAGGCGTTCGTGATCCCGTCCGGATCGATGGAGCAGACCATCAAGATCGGCGACCGCGTCCTGGTGGACAAGCTGACCCCGAACTTCGGGTCGAAGCCGCAGCGCGGGGACGTCGTCGTCTTCAAGGACCCCGGCGGCTGGCTCCAGCAGGAGAACGCCGCCGACAAGGAGGATCCGCCCATCGGCGTCAAACAGGCCACCGAGGCGCTGAAGTTCATCGGCCTGCTGCCCTCCGACGACGAGCAGGACCTGATCAAGCGGGTGGTGGCCGTCGGGGGCGACACCGTGAAGTGCTGCGGCACCGACGGTCGCGTCACCGTCAACGGCGTACCGCTGACCGAGCCCTATCTGCACCCGGGCGACCGGCCCTCGACCGTCCAGTTCGAGGTGGAGGTCCCGGCGGGACGCCTCTTCATGATGGGCGACCACCGGTCCAACTCCGCCGACTCCCGCTTCCATCTCGACGCGCCCGGCAAGGGCACGGTCTCCGAGGACGAGGTGGTGGGGCGGGCCGTCGTGATCGCCTGGCCGTTCTCCAACTGGACCACCCTGGAGGAGCGCGA
This DNA window, taken from Streptomyces griseus subsp. griseus, encodes the following:
- the lepB gene encoding signal peptidase I — protein: MGNRGRPRGAPAPDVPLPTGSRPTTPRSLPTRAERRKLAKKVRRKRRRSAVKEIPVLIVLALLIALVLKTFLVQAFVIPSGSMEQTIKIGDRVLVDKLTPNFGSKPQRGDVVVFKDPGGWLQQENAADKEDPPIGVKQATEALKFIGLLPSDDEQDLIKRVVAVGGDTVKCCGTDGRVTVNGVPLTEPYLHPGDRPSTVQFEVEVPAGRLFMMGDHRSNSADSRFHLDAPGKGTVSEDEVVGRAVVIAWPFSNWTTLEEREAFAAVARASGSEAAVPGPSHRVATPDRDGMVRLPTPAELPLVMGVVGLRRMGRGQWHVLRSGCGGFGGRRTIRTRRTRGPAGARRVSRGRGDGPAGGRRWWLGRR
- the lepB gene encoding signal peptidase I, with amino-acid sequence MDTQAEHSERDRSSEPRAGSEEGSRFSRVRRTFARVRPWRRRVLLAGVAGTAGLLLFSAFVVQPFLIPSGSMEPTLRVGDRVLVNKLAYRSGTEPRRGDVVVFDGTGSFVREDLDANPLAASARGAAASLGLAEPPDTDFVKRVVGVGGDRVVCCDARGRLQVNGVVVDETYLHPGDTASAAPFDIVVPRGTLWVLGDHRSRSSDSRDHLGSPGGGMVPVEKVIGRVDWLGWPPARIGGLEGTGAFDGVRAPGGAHG